The following DNA comes from Arcobacter cloacae.
GTATCTTTAGAAGGAAGTCCTAAAAAAGTTGGAGGAAGCTTTTTAGCCCATAAAAATGAGTTAAACTCTCTAAAAGGTGGTCCAAAAGAGATAAAAGGTAGTTTTATTATTTTACATAACAATATAACTTCTTTATTAAATTCTCCTACTATGGTAAAAGGAGATTACATCTGTTCTCATAATCCTTTAAGAACACTAGAAGGCTTAGGAACAGTTTTAGGTTATGTATTTACAGGTGTATATATTCCAAGACTTAAATGTCAAAAATATAATTATAAAGGTATCACTACTTATAAATATCCAGGTGACTCTGTTATGAAATATTTGGATGAAGAGTATATCTCTTTAACTGATGAAGAAAAAGCATTTGAAGCAACAAAAAAGAATTTAGAAAAAGTAATAAAAAAGATGCTAAATGCAGGAACTTTAACAAAAGAGATGGTTACAGATACCTTGATTAAAAACCTAACAAAATATCAATTAGACCAATTAAAAACAAAAGTTTTATGGATTAAAAATCCGCCAAATGAAGATAATAGCGATGTTATAAGTGAAGATGATATTATGAAACTAGCTTTTGAAAAAGAGTTATAAAATAGATTGATTAAGTCCTAAATATATTTTTTTGGATATAATCCAAAAATTAATACATTAAGTAAATAAAATAAATGGAGAAAATTACAATATGGTTCAAACTGTAAATCTTAAAAAAGCTTTTGGTCCAAGAGTTTTATTTCAAGATATAAATTTAAAATTAGATGCTGGAAAAAGATACGGTCTAATTGGTGCAAATGGTGCTGGAAAAACTACATTTTTAAAAATATTATCAGGTCAAGAAGATGCAACTGAGGGTGAAGTACAAGTTCAAAGTGGAAAAAAAGTAGGTGTTTTATCGCAAAATCAATTTGCTTATGAAAATAATACTATTTTTGATGCTGTTCTTTTAGGAAATAAAAGATTACATGATGCTGTAAAAGAAAAAGAAGAACTTTATATGAGTCCTGAATTTACTGATGAAGTAAATAATAGACTTGCAGAACTTGAAATTATTTGTTGTGAAGAAGATCCAACTTATGAGTATGATGTAAAAATTACTAGAATTTTAGAAGATTTAGGGTTTCCTGCAAGTCAACACCAAGATTTAATGAGTACTTTAACAGGTGGAGATAAATTTAAAGTTTTATTAGCACAAGTTTTATATCCAAAACCAGATATTCTATTTTTAGATGAGCCAACAAATAACCTTGATATTGAAACAATTGGATGGTTAGAGAATCAATTACAACACCATGATGGAACAATGGTTGTAATTTCTCATGATAGACACTTTTTAAATGCTGTTTGTACGCATATTTTAGATGTTGACTTTAAACAAATTAGAGAGTTTACTGGAACTTATGATGATTGGTATATTGCTTCAACTTTAATTGCAAAACAAAATGAAAAAGATGTAAATAAGAAATTAAAAGAGAAGGAAGAGTTAGAAAAGTTTATTGCTAGATTTAGTGCAAATGCTTCTAAAGCAAAACAAGCAACTTCAAGACAAAAACAACTTGAAAAATTAGATATAGGTGCAATTCAAATTTCAAGTAGAAGAGATCCATCAATTATCTTTAAACAAAAAAGAGAAGTTGGTAAAGAGTTATTAACAGTTAAAAATATTTGTAAATCTTATGATGGAAGAGTTGTTTTAGATAATATTAATTTTACAGTAGAAAAAGGTGATAAAATTGCACTTATTGGAACAAATGGTATTGGTAAAACTACGCTTTGTGAAATTTTAGAAGGAAACATAAAACCAGATTCTGGAGAAGTTTTATGGGGTGCAACTATTCAAAATTCATATTTCCCACAAAATGCAACTGATATTATAAAAGGTGATATGACACTTTATGACTGGTTAAGAAATTGCGATAGAGATGCTGATATTTCTGAAATTAGAAATTGCCTTGGAAGAATGTTATTTAACGGTCAAGAACAAGAGAAAAAAGTTGATTCTTGTTCAGGGGGAGAAAAACATAGAATGATGCTTTCTAAAATTATGTTAGAGCAAGGGAATTTCTTAGTTTTAGATGAACCAACAAACCACCTAGACTTAGAGGCTATTATTGCTTTAGGTGAAGGTTTACATGATTATGCAGGTTCTGTAATTTGTGTATCTCATGATAGGGAATTATTAGATGCTTATGCAAATAGAATCATTGAAATTCAACCAGGTGGAACAATAGTTGATTTTAAAGGTACTTATGAAGAGTATATTGAGTCTAAAGAGCAAGCGTAAGTTTGTTTTTTAGAGTAATAAAAAAAGGGGAAGATTTTATATCTTCCCCTTTTTTTTATAATAGTAAAAAAATGTTACTATTTTGAATGTCTTGATGCCATTCTCATCTCTCTTCTAGCAATTGCATCGTTATATCTTCTTTTATCATCTTCAGTTACTAATTCTAGTTTAGGAACTGGAGCTGGTTTACCATTTTCATCAACAGCAATCATTGTAAAGTAACATACATTTGTATTTTTAATAGTATGGTCTTTTATATCTTCTGAAATAACTTTGATACCAATTTCCATAGAAGTTCTACCTGTATAATTAACAGAAGCATGGAAAGTAACAAGAGAACCTATTTTAATTGGATCTTTAAATAAAACCATGTCAACTGATAATGTTACTGCATACATTCCTGTATATCTTGCTGCACATGCATAAGCAACATGGTCTAACATTTTTAAAATTTCACCACCGTGAACATTTTTACCAGAAAAGTTTGCTTTATCTGGAGTCATTAACATAGTCATTGTAAGAGATTTTTCTCTTTTTACTTCTTCACTCATCTTTTAAACCTTATGTTATAATTATTGAAATATGCAATATTATAAAATAAAAAGATAGTATAAGTGTAGCAATTGTACAAATTATTAATATAGATTAAAAAAGTATAGAAAAAAGTAACATTTTAATTTCTAATTTTTATATTTATCTCTAATATCCTTAAATTGTTGAATATTATCAAAAAATAAATCTACAAGTTTTGGGTCAAAATGCTTAGCCCTTTCATTCTTAAATAATTCAAATATTTTCTCATCTTCCCATGCTTTTTTATAACATCTATCACTTCCAAGAGCATCAAATACATCTGCAATTGCAGTTATTCTTCCATAAATATGAATCTCTTCCCCTTTTAATCTATGAGGATATCCACTACCATTCCATTTCTCATGGTGTTCTTTTGCTACTATTGCTGCTGCTTTTAAAATTTCTCTATTTGAATCTTTTAAAATGTTATAACCTATCATTGAGTGTTCTTTCATAATTTCAAACTCTTCAGTAGTTAATTTTCCTGGTTTTTTCAAAATCGAATCAGGAATACCAACTTTGCCTATATCATGCATAGGAGAAGCTACAAGTAAGATATTTGCTTGTTGTTCGTCTAAACCATAAAGGATTGCTAATAATTTTGAGTATTCAGCAACTCTTTTTACATGGTTTCCTGTCTCTTTACTTCTTGTTTCTCCAATTTCTCCCATTTTATATATAATCTCTTTTTGAGTTGATTGTATCTCTTCATTAAGATTAAAAAGTTCTGTTAAATCATTTATTATCCACATATACTCTATTGTTTTATGATTATCATCTTTTATTGGAACAATAGTTATATTTATCCAGTATGTTTTTCCAGATTTTGACTTGTTTTTTAAAATACCATTGAATATGATTTTATCTTCTAATAAAGACTCTAAATTCTTAAAAATCTCATTTTCTGTCTCTATATTTTTAAATATTCTATAATCAGACCCTATTAACTCTTTTTTAGTAAATTCAGTTAATTCAACAAATTTATTATTTACATAATTTATTTTTCCATCTGAATCTGTTCTTAGTAATATTGAACTAATATCTATAGCTTTTTCATACTCTCTTGCTAGTTTAATTGAGTGATTTAAATCTTTTTGAGAACCTTCTAATTTAAGTTGAAAATACTCTTTTACATCTTCTTGTTCAGTGATGTCATTTTTTAGTGCTATAAACTCTTCAATATCTCCATTTTTATCTAAAATAGGTTTTATTAAAGCATCAATCCAATAGTAGCTTCCATCTTTCTTTTTGTTTTTTATTTTTCCTGTCCAACTCTTTTTTTCATTTTTTATGGTATTCCAAATTTCTTGATATAACTCTTTTTTATTATCAGGATGACCTACTATATTGTGATTTTTACCGATTAATTCTTTTTTAGAATAACCAGACAATAAACAAAATTGTTCATTTACATAAGTAATGATTCCTTTTTCATCTGTTTTTGAAACAATTGACCTTTCATCAACAGCATTTTTATACTGTTTTAAAAGTTGAGAAGAACGATTTAATTCTTTTTGTTTTCTTCTATAATCAATCCATAAATCAATTTTTAAATTCATTTCTTCTATAACAAATGGTTTTTTAATTACATCAACAGCACCAGCTTTATATGAATCTCTTGTTATTGTAATATTTATAGTTCCACTAATAATAATTACAGGAATCTTTAATTCAGAAATTATTAATTCATTATTCTTTTGTAAGAAATCTATTCCATTAGCTTTTTTTAATTCCACATCTAAAATCATTAAATCAGGTTGTTCTTCTTGAATTATTTTTAATGCATCTTTTTCATTTGATGCTAAAATAACATTGTAATTTCTATTTTCTAATAAATCTTTTAGCTGCTGTTGAATTACAAAAGAATCATCAATTACTAAAATAGTCTCATTTTTATTATGTTCTATTTTGTTAATCATTTCTATAATTTGTTCAATTTTTTGGAATAAAAAATTATCTTTTATAATAAAATCTATAATCCCTTTTTTAAAAGAAAACTCCCTTTTTTCTTCATCTTTTTGACTAGTTAAAATAAAAGTTTTAATAGAGGTATTTTCTAAATCTTCAAATAAATCATAACCTTTTCCATCAGGTAAATTTATGTCTAATATAAGATAATCAATAGAGTTTGTTTTTATTATTTTTCTTGCTTCTTTTAAATTATAAGCATTATATGTTTTGTAGTTGGAATTATTGAATTCTTTAGTTAAAAGATTATTTATTGTTTTTGAATCATCTACAATTAAAATTTTACACTTGCTTTCATCAAAAACAAAACTATTTTTTTTACTATTCAATCATAATTCCCATAAAAAGTTATTTTATATAAACACGAATATCATAATATATAAAATAACTTTATTATTTCCTGAGTTTATAGTTTATTTTTTCATTTTGACACTATTTTTCCCATCAAACTCTTTTTCATTAGCATTATTTACTATTAATTTTGAAATTCTATCTGTTAAGACAGCAACATCATGAGTTTGTGAAGCAATAGATGCATTTTCTTGAGTTTGTCTATCAATTTGGCTTATAGCATCATTTATTTGCTCAATCCCTGATAGTTGCTCTTTAGAAGCATTTTGAATACCTGAAATAAGCTCTATTGTAAGAGTAATATTTTCATTTAGATTTTTATAATCAAGTATCATATTATTTGCTATTTCTTTTCCTTCATTAGCTTTTTTAGTAGCATTTTCAACTATTGATTTTATCTCTTTAGCAGCATCAGCACTTCGATTTGCTAAGTTTCTTACTTCAGCAGCAACTACAGCAAAACCACGTCCAGCTTCACCAGCAGTAGCAGCTTCAACAGCAGCATTAAGTGAAAGGATATTTGTTTGAAATGCAATTTGGTCTATTACAGTGATTGCTTCATTGATTGTACTAACTTGGTTATTTATCTCTTCCATAGAAGTAGTTGTTTTTGTAGCTAGTTTTTCACCTTGATTTGCTGCAATTGTAACCTCATTTGCTAGATTTGCCATTTTTGTAATGTTTTCAGTATTATTTTTAATGTTACTCGTAATCTCTTCAAGAGCTGCTGCTGTTTCTTCTAAAGAACTAGCAGCTTGAGTTGAACTTATATTTAATTTATCTACATTTGCTAGTAAAATATCAGAACTATTATCTAAAGTTAGTCCATTTGATTTATTTTCTATTAACATTTCAGTTATTGTACTTCTTAGTGTGTTTATACCTTCAAATAAAACTTTAAAATCATTGTCAACTAATGAGGTATCTAGTTTTCTCATATAATTGAAGTTACTATATTCATTTAAAATATTAGTTATCTCATTTATTGTAAATTTTAAGTTATCAACTAAAGTATTTATTGTTTTAGCAATATAATTTAATTTTGTATTAGATGTTTCAGTGTGAAAAATTTTATCTCCAATTAAACCGTTTCCTATTTTTTCAGAAACTAGCATCAATTCTCCATAAATTAAAAGTTCATCATTATGCTTTTGATTTAAAATTTCGCAGATAGAATCTAATTTATCTTTTATTTTTTTGTTATAACCATCACATTGAAATTCATCTATTGTCAAAGAATTTATATCATCTTTTAAATAGTTTTCTATATTATCCAAGATATTAAGTATCTTATCATTATTGTTATTTTTAAAAAACATATTTAACCTAATTTAGTTTTGAATAGAGTTTTATAGCATTTGATATCTCTTCTTCTGTCGGTTTTACTCTAACAGATATAAATCTTTTTTCACCATTAACAGTTTTAGAAGGGTAAGCAGTTGCATTTACCCAATAATATCCTCCATCTTTTGTTCTATTTTTTACAATACCTTTCCAAATTTTACCATTTCTAATTGTGTTCCATAAATCTTCAAAAGCAGCTTTTGGCATA
Coding sequences within:
- a CDS encoding response regulator, which codes for MNSKKNSFVFDESKCKILIVDDSKTINNLLTKEFNNSNYKTYNAYNLKEARKIIKTNSIDYLILDINLPDGKGYDLFEDLENTSIKTFILTSQKDEEKREFSFKKGIIDFIIKDNFLFQKIEQIIEMINKIEHNKNETILVIDDSFVIQQQLKDLLENRNYNVILASNEKDALKIIQEEQPDLMILDVELKKANGIDFLQKNNELIISELKIPVIIISGTINITITRDSYKAGAVDVIKKPFVIEEMNLKIDLWIDYRRKQKELNRSSQLLKQYKNAVDERSIVSKTDEKGIITYVNEQFCLLSGYSKKELIGKNHNIVGHPDNKKELYQEIWNTIKNEKKSWTGKIKNKKKDGSYYWIDALIKPILDKNGDIEEFIALKNDITEQEDVKEYFQLKLEGSQKDLNHSIKLAREYEKAIDISSILLRTDSDGKINYVNNKFVELTEFTKKELIGSDYRIFKNIETENEIFKNLESLLEDKIIFNGILKNKSKSGKTYWINITIVPIKDDNHKTIEYMWIINDLTELFNLNEEIQSTQKEIIYKMGEIGETRSKETGNHVKRVAEYSKLLAILYGLDEQQANILLVASPMHDIGKVGIPDSILKKPGKLTTEEFEIMKEHSMIGYNILKDSNREILKAAAIVAKEHHEKWNGSGYPHRLKGEEIHIYGRITAIADVFDALGSDRCYKKAWEDEKIFELFKNERAKHFDPKLVDLFFDNIQQFKDIRDKYKN
- a CDS encoding ABC-F family ATP-binding cassette domain-containing protein: MVQTVNLKKAFGPRVLFQDINLKLDAGKRYGLIGANGAGKTTFLKILSGQEDATEGEVQVQSGKKVGVLSQNQFAYENNTIFDAVLLGNKRLHDAVKEKEELYMSPEFTDEVNNRLAELEIICCEEDPTYEYDVKITRILEDLGFPASQHQDLMSTLTGGDKFKVLLAQVLYPKPDILFLDEPTNNLDIETIGWLENQLQHHDGTMVVISHDRHFLNAVCTHILDVDFKQIREFTGTYDDWYIASTLIAKQNEKDVNKKLKEKEELEKFIARFSANASKAKQATSRQKQLEKLDIGAIQISSRRDPSIIFKQKREVGKELLTVKNICKSYDGRVVLDNINFTVEKGDKIALIGTNGIGKTTLCEILEGNIKPDSGEVLWGATIQNSYFPQNATDIIKGDMTLYDWLRNCDRDADISEIRNCLGRMLFNGQEQEKKVDSCSGGEKHRMMLSKIMLEQGNFLVLDEPTNHLDLEAIIALGEGLHDYAGSVICVSHDRELLDAYANRIIEIQPGGTIVDFKGTYEEYIESKEQA
- a CDS encoding acyl-CoA thioesterase, with the translated sequence MSEEVKREKSLTMTMLMTPDKANFSGKNVHGGEILKMLDHVAYACAARYTGMYAVTLSVDMVLFKDPIKIGSLVTFHASVNYTGRTSMEIGIKVISEDIKDHTIKNTNVCYFTMIAVDENGKPAPVPKLELVTEDDKRRYNDAIARREMRMASRHSK
- a CDS encoding PAS domain-containing protein, with the protein product MNEKEIKLCKKIMIVSETNEKGIIKYANDDFCKIAGFTKEELIGNPHNLVRHKDMPKAAFEDLWNTIRNGKIWKGIVKNRTKDGGYYWVNATAYPSKTVNGEKRFISVRVKPTEEEISNAIKLYSKLN